A single window of Vigna radiata var. radiata cultivar VC1973A chromosome 4, Vradiata_ver6, whole genome shotgun sequence DNA harbors:
- the LOC106759249 gene encoding heat shock 70 kDa protein 17 has protein sequence MAWKVALTVLFSLALLFSPSQSAVFSVDLGSESLKVAVVNLKPGQSPISIAINEMSKRKSPALVSFHDGHRLLGEEAAGLAARYPHKVYSQTRDLLGKPYASAQRILNSMYLPFKTKENFRGDISFVVDDGNENDSVYSPEELVAMVLGYAANLAEFHSKIPIKDAVIAVPPYMGQAERKGLLVAAQLAGINVLSLINEHSGAALQYGIDKDFSNETRHVIFYDMGATGTYAALVYFSSYKGKEYGKSVSVNQFQVKDVRWNAELGGQHMELRLVEYFADQFNAQVGGGIDVRKFPKAMAKLKKQVKRTKEILSANTAAPISVESLHDDVDFRSTITREKFEELCEDIWEKSLLPVKEVLEHSGLSLEQIYAVELIGGATRVPKLQAKLQEFLGRKELDRHLDADEAIVLGAALHAANLSDGIKLNRKLGMVDGSLYGFVVELSGPELLKDESSRQLLVPRMKKVPSKMFRSINHNKDFEVSLAYESEHLLPPGATTPEIARYQISGLTDASEKYSSRNLSSPIKASIHFSLSRSGILSLDKADAVIEITEWVEVPKKNLTVENSTISSNVSAESAAGNSSEGNNESIQTDIGNSNTSNTSAEEKASAEPATEKKLKKRTFRVPLKITEKITGLGMSLSQDFLTEAKKKLQVLDQKDTDRKRTAELKNNLEGYIYSTKEKIETLENFEKVSTSEERQSFIEKLDQVQDWLYTDGEDANAAEFQERLDQLKAVGDPIFLRLKELTARPAAVEHARKYIDELKQIVEEWKAKKPWLPQERVDEVIESSEKLKNWLGEKEDEQKKTSGFSKPAFTSEEVYLKVLDLQNKVASINRISKPKVQKPEKNETESNEQNPDDSNSTSTDNSSSSDSSADSSEGANQETVTEQPEGHDEL, from the exons ATGGCTTGGAAGGTGGCGTTAACTGTGCTGTTCTCCCTCGCACTCTTGTTCTCTCCGTCGCAGTCTGCGGTTTTCAGCGTAGATCTAGGTTCCGAATCGTTGAAGGTGGCGGTGGTGAACCTGAAGCCCGGTCAATCTCCGATCTCGATCGCGATCAACGAGATGTCCAAGCGGAAATCGCCGGCGTTGGTCTCCTTCCACGACGGCCACCGCCTTCTCGGCGAAGAGGCGGCAGGCCTCGCTGCGCGTTACCCGCACAAGGTCTATTCCCAAACGCGGGACCTCCTCGGGAAGCCCTACGCTTCCGCGCAGAGGATTCTTAACTCAATGTACCTCCCTTTCAAGACGAAGGAAAATTTCCGAGGCGACATTAGTTTTGTCGTGGACGACGGAAACGAGAACGATAGCGTTTACTCCCCCGAGGAACTCGTCGCCATGGTGTTAGGTTACGCGGCGAATTTGGCGGAGTTTCACTCGAAGATTCCAATTAAGGACGCAGTGATCGCGGTGCCGCCGTACATGGGACAGGCCGAGCGGAAAGGGCTGCTCGTGGCGGCACAGTTGGCGGGGATTAACGTTTTGTCCCTGATAAACGAGCATTCCGGTGCGGCGCTGCAGTATGGGATCGATAAGGACTTCTCCAACGAGACGAGGCACGTGATTTTCTATGACATGGGTGCGACCGGTACCTACGCGGCGCTTGTGTACTTCTCGTCGTACAAGGGTAAGGAGTATGGCAAGAGTGTGTCAGTGAACCAGTTTCAGGTCAAGGATGTGCGCTGGAACGCGGAGCTTGGTGGTCAGCACATGGAATTGCGATTGGTGGAGTATTTTGCGGATCAGTTCAACGCGCAAGTTGGTGGCGGGATCGATGTGAGGAAGTTTCCCAAGGCCATGGCTAAATTGAAGAAACAGGTTAAACGGACTAAAGAAATTCTTAGTGCGAATACCGCCGCTCCTATTTCCGTCGAATCGCTTCATGATGACGTCGACTTCAG GAGCACTATAACCCGTGAGAAATTTGAAGAGCTCTGTGAAGACATTTGGGAAAAATCACTTTTACCAGTGAAAGAGGTGCTTGAGCATTCTGGCCTTTCATTGGAACAGATATATGCAGTAGAGTTAATAGGAGGAGCCACAAGAGTCCCAAAATTACAG GCTAAGCTTCAAGAATTCCTTGGTAGAAAAGAGCTTGATAGGCATCTTGATGCTGATGAAGCAATAGTTCTTGGTGCAGCTCTTCATGCAGCAAATTTAAGTGATGGAATTAAGTTAAACCGTAAACTAGGAATGGTTGATGGTTCCTTGTATGGATTTGTGGTTGAGTTGAGTGGTCCTGAACTTCTAAAAGATGAAAGCTCTAGGCAGTTACTTGTACCACGAATGAAGAAAGTCCCGAGTAAG ATGTTTAGGTCCATTAATCATAACAAAGATTTTGAAGTTTCACTAGCTTATGAAAGTGAGCATCTTTTGCCTCCTGGTGCTACCACTCCTGAAATTGCTCGATACCAAATATCTGGTTTGACAGATGCAAGTGAGAA ATACTCATCTCGGAATTTGTCATCCCCCATCAAGGCAAGCATACATTTTTCTCTTAGTAGAAGTGGAATTCTTTCTCTGGATAAGGCAGATGCTGTTATTGAAATAACAGAGTGGGTGGAAGTTCCTAAGAAGAATTTGACTGTAGAGAATTCAACCATTTCATCAAATGTTTCGGCTGAATCTGCTGCTGGAAATAGTTCTGAGGGAAACAATGAAAGCATCCAAACTGACATTGGGAATAGTAACACATCCAACACTAGTGCAGAGGAGAAAGCTTCCGCCGAGCCCGCTACAGAGAAGAAACTGAAAAAGCGGACCTTTAGGGTGCCATTAAAG ATTACTGAGAAGATAACTGGACTTGGAATGTCTCTGTCACAAGATTTTCTCACTGAAgctaaaaagaaattacaagtACTAGACCAAAAAGACACAGACAGAAAAAGAACAGctgagttaaaaaataatttagaaggATATATATACTCTACTAAGGAAAAG ATTGAAACTCTagagaattttgaaaaagtttctACAAGTGAGGAACGCCAGTCCTTCATTGAGAAGCTTGATCAG GTGCAAGATTGGTTGTATACAGATGGTGAGGATGCCAATGCTGCAGAGTTTCAAGAGCGTCTAGATCAGTTAAAAGCTGTTGGAGATCCAATTTTCTTAAG GTTAAAAGAGCTTACAGCTCGACCAGCAGCAGTTGAGCATGCTCGTAAGTATATTGATGAGTTGAAACAG ATTGTTGAAGAGTGGAAAGCAAAAAAGCCTTGGCTTCCGCAAGAACGAGTAGATGAG GTTATAGAAAGTTCTGAAAAGTTAAAGAATTGGTTGGGCGAAAAAGAAGACGAGCAAAAGAA GACTTCTGGATTCAGTAAGCCAGCATTTACATCCGAAGAAGTATATTTAAAGGTGCTCGATCTGCAAAACAAG GTTGCCAGTATTAACAGAATTTCCAAGCCTAAGGTTCAGAAGCCTGAAAAGAATGAAACAGAGAGCAATGAACAAAATCCGGATGATTCCAATTCTACCTCAACGGACAATTCCTCTTCAAGTGATTCATCTGCTGATAGTTCAGAAGGGGCAAACCAAGAAACTGTTACTGAGCAACCTGAAGGTCATGATGAGCTATGA
- the LOC106758050 gene encoding protein ANTAGONIST OF LIKE HETEROCHROMATIN PROTEIN 1 — protein MDQSFLVMLSNLLHLHNSLDPTTSLLSDSLSSTTANPSSLLHSSSIAPLLFFTIASVLSYVSSTRPSSSPPNPNAATTTTNNNPNTTTTNNASSDYSVSAFRALSTEHIWSLEAPLRDAHWRSLYGLSYPVFTTVVDKLKPHIALSNLSLPSDYAVAMVLSRLAHGLSAKTLAARYSLDPYLVSKITNMVTRLLATKLYPEFIKIPVGRRRLLETTQSFEELTSLPNMCGAIDTTPVHLRSTHNSNPNLNPYRCRYGYPSLLLQVVSDHKKIFWDVCVKAPGGTDDATHFRDSLLYHRLTSGDVVWDKVISVRGHHVRPYVVGDWCFPLLPFLLTPFSPSGMGTPAQNLFDGMLMKGRSVVVEAIALLKGRWKILQDLNTGVHHAPQTIVACCVLHNLCQIAREPEPELWKEPDESGPPPRVMDSEKSFHYYGEKLRQALADDLHHKLSSR, from the coding sequence atggaTCAATCGTTTCTGGTAATGCTGTCAAATCTGCTTCACCTCCACAACTCCCTCGACCCAACCACCTCCCTCCTCTCCGACTCACTCTCATCAACCACCGCCAACCCCTCCTCCCTCCTCCACTCCTCCTCCATCGCCCCCCTCCTCTTCTTCACCATCGCCTCCGTCCTTTCCTACGTCTCTTCCACGCGCCCCTCCTCCTCCCCTCCCAACCCTaacgccgccaccaccaccaccaacaacaaccccaacaccaccaccaccaacaacgCCTCCTCCGACTACTCCGTCTCCGCCTTTCGCGCGCTCTCCACGGAACACATCTGGTCCCTCGAAGCCCCTCTCCGCGACGCCCACTGGCGCTCGCTCTACGGCCTCTCTTACCCCGTCTTCACAACCGTCGTCGACAAGCTCAAGCCCCACATCGCCCTCTCCAATCTCTCCCTACCCTCCGACTACGCCGTCGCCATGGTCCTCTCCCGCCTCGCCCACGGCCTCTCTGCCAAAACCCTCGCCGCCCGCTATTCTCTCGATCCCTACCTCGTCTCCAAAATCACCAACATGGTCACGCGCCTCCTCGCTACCAAGCTCTACCCCGAGTTCATCAAAATACCCGTTGGCCGCCGCCGCCTCCTCGAGACCACCCAGTCCTTCGAGGAACTCACATCCCTCCCCAACATGTGCGGCGCCATCGACACCACCCCCGTCCACCTCCGCTCCACCCATAACAGCAACCCTAACCTCAACCCCTACCGCTGCCGCTATGGCTACCCCTCTTTACTCCTCCAGGTCGTCTCCGACCACAAGAAGATCTTCTGGGACGTCTGCGTCAAGGCCCCTGGCGGCACCGACGACGCCACCCACTTCCGCGACAGCCTCCTCTACCACCGCCTCACCTCCGGCGACGTCGTCTGGGACAAGGTCATTAGCGTTCGCGGCCACCACGTGAGGCCTTACGTGGTCGGCGACTGGTGCTTCCCTCTGCTGCCCTTTCTCCTCACCCCCTTCTCCCCCAGCGGGATGGGCACCCCCGCCCAGAACCTGTTCGATGGAATGCTCATGAAGGGAAGGTCCGTGGTGGTGGAGGCCATTGCGCTTCTGAAGGGGAGGTGGAAGATTCTTCAGGATTTGAACACCGGTGTCCATCACGCCCCCCAAACCATCGTCGCCTGTTGCGTGTTACACAACCTCTGCCAGATTGCAAGGGAGCCGGAACCCGAGCTATGGAAGGAGCCCGACGAGAGTGGACCCCCGCCCAGGGTCATGGACAGTGAGAAGTCCTTTCATTACTATGGGGAAAAATTGAGGCAAGCGCTTGCTGATGATTTGCACCACAAGCTTTCCTCAAGATAG
- the LOC106758843 gene encoding thioredoxin H2: protein MGGFLSSLFGGSGGDETSYSEGPSRVQSFHSSARWQLHFNEVKESGQLLVVDFSASWCGPCKFIEPAIHAMAEKFTDVNFVKIDVDELSDVAGEFQVQAMPTFVLFKGGKIIDRVVGAKKDELEKKVEKHRALQA from the exons ATGGGCGGTTTCCTTTCTTCGCTCTTTGGTGGTAGCGGCGGCGATGAGACGTCGTACTCGGAGGGGCCTTCTCGCGTGCAGTCGTTTCACTCGTCGGCGCGTTGGCAGCTCCACTTCAACGAGGTCAAAGAATCCGGCCAGCTC CTCGTGGTCGATTTCTCGGCGTCGTGGTGCGGACCTTGCAAATTCATAGAGCCAGCGATTCACGCCATGGCCGAAAAGTTCACTGACGTTAACTTCGTCAAGATTGACGTCGACGAATTATCG GATGTGGCGGGGGAGTTTCAGGTGCAGGCGATGCCGACGTTCGTGTTGTTCAAGGGAGGGAAGATAATTGACAGGGTTGTTGGCGCAAAGAAGGACGAGCTCGAGAAGAAGGTTGAGAAGCATCGAGCTCTTCAAGCCTAG